A stretch of Zymoseptoria tritici IPO323 chromosome 1, whole genome shotgun sequence DNA encodes these proteins:
- a CDS encoding gamma tubulin has product MPREIITLQAGQCGNSVGSQFWQQLCLEHGINQDGNLEDFATSGGDRKDVFFYQSDDTRYIPRAILLDLEPRVINGIQTGPYKNIYNPENFYVHKEGAGAGNNWAAGFDMGATVQDELMDMIDREADGSDSLEGFMLLHSIAGGTGSGLGSFLLERLNDRFPKKIIQTYSVFPDTQGQGSGDVVVQPYNSLLALRRLTQNADAVVVLDNGALSRIAADTLHVQKPSLQQTNQLVATVMSAATTTLRYPGYMHNDLVGIMASLIPTPRCHFLQTSYTPFTGDNVEAAKTVRKTTVLDVMRRLLQPKNQMVSTKPSKSSCYISILNIIMGEADPTDVHKSLLRIRERSLASFIPWGPASIQVALSRTSPYLSPPYTSTPPPRVSGLMLANHTGIATLFKRIVWQYDRMRNRNAYLEQYKRYDSFRDGFGEFDESKEVVMDLVGEYEAAEKADYLSGEQEEGEGKEDGRTDGGATGR; this is encoded by the exons ATGCCGCG TGAAATCATCACGCTCCAAGCCGGCCAGTGCGGCAACAGCG TCGGCTCCCAATTCTGGCAACAGCTCTGCCTTGAACACGGCATCAACCAAGACGGGAATCTCGAAGACTTTGCGACCTCCGGCGGCGACCGCAAAGATGTCTTCTTCTACCAATCCGACGACACACGATACATCCCCCGTGcgatcctcctcgacctcgaacCGCGTGTGATCAATGGCATTCAGACTGGGCCGTATAAGAATATCTACAATCCGGAGAACTTTTATGTGCATAAAGAGGGAGCGGGCGCGGGAAACAATTGGGCGGCTGGGTTCGATATGGGAGCGACGGTGCAGGATGAGTTGATGGATATGATTGATCGGGAGGCGGATGGGAGTGATAGTTTGGAG GGATTCATGCTGCTGCATTCGATTGCTGGTGGTACAGGATCTGGACTTGGATCTTTCCTGCTCGAACGACTGAACGACCGCTTCCCGAAGAAGATTATTCAGACGTACTCTGTCTTCCCGGATACGCAAGGTCAAGGCTCGGGAGACGTCGTGGTGCAGCCATAcaactccctcctcgccttgcGACGACTTACACAAAATGCCGATGCTGTTGTAGTCCTCGACAACGGCGCTCTCTCCCGAATCGCAGCAGACACCCTCCACGTTCAGAAACCTTCCCTCCAACAAACAAACCAGCTCGTCGCTACGGTCATGTCCGCTGCGACCACAACACTGAGATACCCGGGCTACATGCACAACGATCTGGTAGGAATTATGGCCAGCTTGATTCCCACCCCGCGATGTCATTTCCTCCAGACTAGCTACACTCCTTTCACAGGCGACAATGTTGAAGCCGCGAAGACTGTGCGAAAAACCACCGTCTTGGACGTTATGCGTCGACTGCTGCAACCGAAGAATCAAATGGTCTCGACGAAGCCCAGCAAGTCGAGTTGCTACATCTCCATCCTTAATATCATCATGGGGGAAGCCGATCCCACCGAC GTCCACAAatccctcctccgcatccGCGAACGctccctcgcctccttcATCCCCTGGGGCCCCGCCTCAATCCAAGTCGCCCTCTCCCGCACATCTCCCTACCTCTCCCCACCCTACACCTCGACCCCACCCCCTCGAGTATCCGGCCTCATGCTCGCCAACCACACCGGCATCGCGACCCTCTTCAAGCGCATCGTTTGGCAGTACGACCGCATGCGCAACCGCAACGCGTATCTCGAACAGTATAAGCGCTACGACTCGTTTCGAGATGGTTTCGGGGAGTTTGACGAGAGCAaggaggtggtgatggaTTTGGTTGGGGAGTatgaggcggcggagaaggcggatTATTTGAGTggggagcaggaggagggggaggggaaggaggatgGACGGACGGATGGTGGGGCGACGGGGAGGTGA